From a region of the Paenibacillus sp. FSL R10-2734 genome:
- a CDS encoding YuiB family protein yields MGFIPVFILTVLFFVMMFGIGFILNMLMKTTWFPAYLFVLIILPVVIYSIWDRSALTLWEHLSSFHFVDYLTGVAGLAGAILSGWTIQKLRFGGYKMF; encoded by the coding sequence ATGGGGTTTATTCCGGTGTTTATCCTAACCGTTTTATTCTTTGTGATGATGTTTGGTATTGGATTTATTCTTAACATGTTAATGAAGACAACCTGGTTTCCTGCTTATCTGTTCGTACTAATTATTCTACCCGTTGTAATTTATTCCATTTGGGATAGAAGTGCATTGACACTCTGGGAGCATCTTTCTAGCTTCCATTTCGTTGATTACCTAACAGGTGTCGCTGGTCTAGCAGGTGCCATTCTGAGTGGGTGGACGATTCAGAAGCTTCGTTTTGGTGGTTATAAAATGTTTTGA
- a CDS encoding DnaD domain protein yields MRMSNLHHFTEHHRYCVSREFGLSVIDGRMLSSVYQPMVGAFAISFYRLLVEHVPADSIGYSGVEQQRRLFMTLGVEPNEKGRKYLIDQASRLEAVGLLQTCRIYVPETDDYLYEYELMPPLSPADFFATQHLTLLLRDKIGKFAVLSLREQFWNREPEEWSRRSIGKENISVPFYDIFQLNTHVIDYELEQALAEVASVRQPGMRESGDQAIGYSDIILRFPRESVNRAHVEKLRFDHTQMGVINYVAHKYELSPQDLCRLLDEDGVFSPEGEVILDALQYKASQHFRQDMKRQEKREIAAAKVVSIRSSAAEENDDSIAPPEQSVEMEYYVEVPPQFLSKCDIHQYNMMLRNEPYTRLLQTFFPGTVPSHLMDMFEKIDLNYKLSGEVINVLIHYLMTMVASGGEQRMNRNFVEAIASNMLVKQVNTYEKAVKYIRDQSKVKGKGATANTTSGSRSRSYAKNTGRSAKPEIPIVLDDGSAGTVSEEEFAAMMKKAAEIKANKKKGVSQAP; encoded by the coding sequence ATGCGCATGAGTAACTTACATCATTTCACCGAACATCATCGGTACTGCGTTTCCCGCGAATTTGGTCTTAGTGTTATAGATGGACGTATGCTTAGCTCTGTGTATCAACCTATGGTAGGGGCTTTTGCAATCAGTTTCTATCGCTTGCTGGTTGAACATGTGCCAGCGGATAGCATTGGCTATTCTGGAGTGGAGCAACAGCGCAGGCTATTTATGACGCTAGGCGTTGAACCGAATGAGAAAGGCCGCAAATATTTAATAGATCAGGCTTCCCGGTTAGAAGCAGTAGGTCTGCTGCAGACCTGCCGAATTTATGTGCCGGAAACCGATGATTACTTATATGAATATGAGCTAATGCCGCCGCTATCACCAGCTGACTTTTTTGCTACTCAGCATTTGACATTGCTGTTACGTGATAAGATTGGCAAATTTGCTGTGCTGTCCTTACGGGAACAATTCTGGAATCGAGAGCCAGAAGAGTGGAGTCGCAGATCTATAGGCAAAGAGAATATATCCGTGCCATTTTACGATATTTTTCAACTCAATACACATGTCATTGATTATGAGCTGGAGCAGGCACTTGCAGAAGTAGCCTCTGTGCGGCAGCCTGGTATGCGTGAATCTGGAGATCAAGCGATCGGATATAGTGATATTATTTTGCGTTTTCCACGGGAGTCTGTGAACCGGGCTCATGTAGAAAAACTTCGTTTTGACCATACTCAAATGGGTGTTATTAACTATGTAGCTCATAAGTATGAACTTAGTCCTCAGGACTTATGTCGTTTGCTGGATGAGGATGGTGTATTCTCACCGGAAGGCGAGGTAATACTGGATGCACTGCAATATAAGGCGAGCCAGCATTTCAGGCAAGATATGAAACGACAAGAAAAGCGTGAAATTGCAGCTGCCAAGGTTGTGTCCATCCGTTCCAGTGCCGCTGAAGAGAATGATGATTCAATAGCACCACCGGAGCAATCTGTAGAGATGGAGTATTATGTAGAAGTACCACCACAATTTTTGTCCAAATGCGACATTCACCAATATAATATGATGCTGCGGAACGAACCTTATACGCGGCTGCTTCAAACCTTTTTCCCAGGTACAGTACCTAGTCATTTAATGGATATGTTCGAGAAGATAGATTTGAACTATAAGCTAAGTGGTGAAGTAATTAACGTCCTCATTCATTATTTAATGACCATGGTAGCCTCAGGTGGAGAACAGCGAATGAACCGCAATTTTGTAGAGGCCATCGCCTCCAATATGCTGGTTAAACAAGTGAATACCTACGAGAAGGCTGTAAAATATATTAGGGATCAGTCCAAAGTGAAAGGCAAGGGAGCCACAGCTAACACTACGTCAGGATCTCGATCACGTTCATATGCCAAAAATACAGGCAGATCTGCTAAACCGGAAATCCCAATTGTGCTGGATGATGGAAGTGCG
- the hemQ gene encoding hydrogen peroxide-dependent heme synthase, producing MNEAAMTLEGWYALHDFRSLNWTAWTAADDEERAVALEELHAFMQEWDAVEEAKEGSTAVYSIIGQKADFVMMFLRESLEDLNQLETAFNKIAFAQYTTKAYSYVSIVELSNYLAGGSDGSDPMQNPHVIARLKPILPQAKHICFYPMNKKRELADNWYMLDMNKRRELMASHGLIGRGYAGKVKQVITGSVGFDDWEWGVTLFAEDPLQFKKLVYEMRFDEVSARYGEFGPFYVGNLLTLESFEEMLKL from the coding sequence ATGAACGAAGCCGCTATGACACTGGAAGGCTGGTATGCCTTGCATGACTTCCGCTCACTGAACTGGACCGCTTGGACGGCAGCAGATGATGAAGAACGTGCCGTTGCTCTAGAAGAATTACATGCTTTTATGCAGGAATGGGACGCTGTCGAAGAAGCTAAGGAAGGCAGCACCGCGGTATATTCCATCATTGGCCAGAAGGCAGATTTCGTAATGATGTTCTTGCGTGAAAGCTTGGAAGATCTGAACCAGCTTGAGACAGCCTTTAACAAAATAGCTTTTGCTCAATATACAACTAAAGCTTATTCCTATGTAAGTATTGTGGAATTAAGCAACTACCTTGCGGGGGGTAGCGATGGTAGCGACCCTATGCAGAATCCACATGTTATCGCACGTCTAAAACCTATTTTACCGCAAGCGAAGCATATTTGTTTCTATCCAATGAACAAAAAACGCGAGCTAGCCGATAACTGGTACATGCTTGATATGAACAAACGTCGGGAGCTAATGGCTTCTCACGGATTAATCGGACGAGGCTATGCAGGTAAGGTGAAGCAGGTTATTACTGGTTCCGTAGGTTTTGATGATTGGGAATGGGGCGTAACCCTGTTCGCTGAAGATCCGCTGCAATTCAAGAAGTTGGTCTACGAAATGCGCTTTGACGAAGTTAGTGCCCGCTACGGCGAATTCGGACCTTTTTATGTCGGAAATTTGCTGACGCTCGAATCCTTTGAGGAAATGCTCAAACTGTAA